A genomic window from Winogradskyella sp. J14-2 includes:
- a CDS encoding putative signal transducing protein has translation MNNTFVTIARYTYSSEAQIIKGRLEAEGIRVFLKDNITIDTDPLVSNAIGGIKLNVLAKDESKAKDILKTISSYALDDNGNALICPDCHSQSISLYSTINSFKTFFYFIIGILFGTLPFSARYEYQCDNCGNKLHSKH, from the coding sequence ATGAATAATACATTCGTTACAATTGCACGATATACCTATTCTTCTGAAGCCCAAATTATAAAAGGTCGTCTTGAGGCAGAGGGTATTAGAGTGTTTTTAAAGGATAACATTACCATAGATACCGATCCTTTAGTAAGCAACGCAATTGGCGGTATAAAACTTAATGTTTTAGCAAAAGACGAAAGTAAAGCCAAAGATATCCTTAAGACTATTTCTTCTTACGCTTTGGATGATAACGGCAATGCACTGATCTGTCCCGATTGCCATAGTCAAAGCATAAGCCTATACTCAACAATTAACAGCTTCAAAACCTTTTTTTATTTTATTATCGGAATTCTTTTTGGCACCCTTCCCTTTAGTGCTCGCTACGAATACCAATGCGATAACTGCGGTAATAAACTTCATTCTAAACACTAA
- a CDS encoding DUF2975 domain-containing protein, which produces MRRLIILKSLVDFVWILSCIPGIALLAFFSVFMFINPESLRFVFDVNDDVLTSTVTTTQILGLIIIVLIAIGIYCFYLFRKTLRYFQKVKPFHKDVISNFYKIGYLLSAIGLVGFITVFIARLVFSNEFKISLGLSPYILLICLGLFFMVLSEVFKVAKHAKEENDLTI; this is translated from the coding sequence ATGAGGAGGTTAATTATTCTTAAGAGTTTGGTTGATTTTGTTTGGATATTAAGTTGTATTCCAGGAATAGCGCTACTGGCTTTTTTTAGTGTTTTTATGTTTATTAATCCAGAATCCTTACGATTTGTTTTTGATGTTAATGATGATGTTTTAACATCGACAGTAACTACCACTCAAATTTTAGGACTTATAATAATTGTGCTTATTGCAATTGGTATTTATTGTTTCTACTTATTTAGAAAGACCTTACGTTATTTTCAGAAAGTAAAACCTTTTCATAAAGACGTTATCTCTAATTTTTATAAAATAGGATACCTACTCTCAGCAATAGGATTAGTAGGTTTTATTACAGTATTTATAGCAAGATTAGTGTTTAGCAATGAGTTCAAAATAAGTTTGGGACTTAGCCCTTATATTTTACTTATTTGCCTTGGCTTATTTTTTATGGTGCTGAGTGAAGTGTTTAAAGTAGCAAAACACGCCAAGGAAGAAAACGACTTAACCATATAA